In Vicinamibacteria bacterium, a single genomic region encodes these proteins:
- the ispD gene encoding 2-C-methyl-D-erythritol 4-phosphate cytidylyltransferase yields MEALAILVAAGRGERLGAGGPKAFRRLGGQPLLLKAALAFEAAPSVGALVAVVPESEVETARDLLRALRKLRAVVGGGARRQDSVLQGMKQAPDGFDGVVLIHDAARPFVDVPLIDAVARAAEESGAALPVLGMVDTMKRIRGGRVVETLDRSELGAAQTPQGFRFALLTRAYAEAFRDRVTLTDEAMAVERLGLAVATVAGSALNRKITTPEDMLWAEGVIAQAGARA; encoded by the coding sequence ATGGAAGCCCTCGCTATCCTGGTGGCTGCCGGGCGCGGGGAGCGCTTGGGGGCCGGCGGCCCCAAGGCCTTCCGACGCTTGGGCGGGCAGCCGCTGCTCCTGAAAGCCGCCCTCGCCTTCGAAGCCGCGCCTTCGGTGGGCGCCCTCGTGGCCGTGGTGCCCGAGAGCGAGGTCGAGACGGCGCGGGACCTGCTCCGGGCCCTCCGCAAGCTGCGCGCGGTGGTGGGGGGCGGCGCCCGGCGCCAGGACTCGGTGCTCCAGGGGATGAAGCAGGCGCCCGACGGCTTCGACGGCGTGGTGCTGATCCACGACGCCGCCCGCCCCTTCGTGGACGTGCCCTTGATCGACGCGGTGGCGAGGGCGGCGGAGGAGAGCGGAGCCGCCCTGCCCGTGCTCGGGATGGTGGACACGATGAAGCGGATCCGCGGCGGGCGGGTGGTTGAGACCCTGGACCGATCCGAGCTGGGGGCCGCCCAGACGCCCCAGGGCTTCCGCTTCGCCCTGCTCACCCGCGCCTACGCGGAGGCATTCCGGGACCGGGTCACCCTGACCGATGAGGCCATGGCGGTGGAGCGCCTGGGGTTGGCGGTGGCCACGGTGGCGGGGTCGGCTTTGAACCGCAAGATCACGACCCCCGAAGACATGCTCTGGGCCGAGGGCGTCATCGCGCAGGCGGGGGCCCGAGCGTGA
- the ispF gene encoding 2-C-methyl-D-erythritol 2,4-cyclodiphosphate synthase → MSDYRVGNGFDAHRLTRGRPLVLGGVHVEHDRGLEGHSDGDCLIHALCDALLGAAAAGDMGRHFPSSDRRWKGASSLIFLKEVARLVGERGYRIENVDVTVIAQAPALAPHTEAMRQALSRCLGIGLEGVSVKAKSTDGLGALGREEGVAAQATVLLRKGA, encoded by the coding sequence GTGAGCGACTACCGGGTGGGCAACGGCTTCGACGCCCATCGATTGACGCGGGGCCGGCCGTTGGTCCTGGGCGGCGTGCACGTGGAGCACGACCGCGGCCTCGAGGGGCACTCCGACGGCGACTGCCTCATCCATGCCCTGTGCGACGCGCTTCTGGGCGCGGCGGCGGCGGGGGACATGGGCCGGCACTTCCCGAGCAGCGATCGCCGTTGGAAGGGGGCTTCGAGCCTGATCTTTCTCAAGGAGGTCGCGCGCCTAGTCGGGGAGCGCGGCTACCGGATCGAGAACGTGGACGTCACCGTCATCGCCCAGGCCCCCGCCCTCGCCCCCCATACGGAGGCGATGCGGCAGGCGCTCAGCCGCTGCCTCGGCATCGGCCTGGAGGGGGTCTCCGTCAAGGCCAAGAGCACGGATGGCCTCGGCGCCCTGGGCCGGGAGGAGGGCGTCGCGGCCCAGGCCACCGTGCTTCTCCGGAAGGGCGCTTGA
- the rlmB gene encoding 23S rRNA (guanosine(2251)-2'-O)-methyltransferase RlmB — protein MNLICGINPVLEALSAGTRHFDRLLVVKGLRSRRVSEAIGRASQMAIPLRFETRETLDRLAPGVPHQGLIAVVSAKPSVDLPSLLQAVRDPALLVVLDGVEDPRNLGAILRTAEAAGADGVLLPERHSAGLSETVNRASAGALEHVRVARIGNVVQALLSLKERGIWVVGFDAAGTERWDSVDFRRPIALVLGGEGKGMRRLVREHCDHLVGLPLFGHVSSLNVSVAAGIALYEVIRQRGSVPSHVRPIPIRPPSALAQIVGPGPEDAEHDPGALGYGLKPAQADEDGEGEGEESSEEDRGGVVELHEEAAWAGPTMLKPVGFRRGRPQGRRPPDRAVRTGAGGPPPPGGRRGGHHRRGRPGPPGAPRPAGPGPGPTGGPPGPGPQGPPGPGNTAPGGGGSGRRRRRRRRRR, from the coding sequence ATGAACCTCATTTGTGGCATCAACCCTGTTCTCGAGGCCCTGAGCGCGGGCACCCGGCACTTCGATCGTCTGCTCGTGGTCAAGGGTCTGCGCAGCCGCCGAGTCTCCGAGGCCATCGGCCGGGCTAGCCAGATGGCGATCCCCTTGCGCTTCGAGACCCGGGAGACCCTGGACCGCCTGGCGCCCGGCGTCCCCCACCAGGGGCTGATCGCCGTTGTCTCCGCCAAGCCCTCGGTCGATCTGCCCAGCCTGCTGCAGGCGGTGCGGGATCCCGCCCTCCTGGTCGTGCTCGACGGCGTCGAGGACCCCCGGAACCTGGGTGCGATCCTCCGCACCGCGGAAGCAGCGGGCGCGGACGGCGTGCTTCTCCCCGAGCGCCACAGCGCCGGCCTATCGGAGACCGTGAACCGGGCCTCGGCCGGGGCCCTGGAGCACGTGCGGGTGGCCCGGATTGGCAACGTCGTTCAGGCCCTCTTGAGCCTCAAGGAACGCGGGATCTGGGTGGTGGGCTTCGACGCTGCGGGCACGGAGCGCTGGGACAGCGTGGATTTCCGCCGGCCCATTGCCCTCGTGCTGGGGGGAGAAGGCAAGGGCATGCGGCGGCTCGTGCGGGAGCACTGCGATCACCTCGTGGGTCTGCCCCTCTTCGGCCACGTCTCGTCCCTCAACGTGAGCGTGGCCGCGGGCATCGCGCTCTACGAAGTGATCAGGCAACGGGGCTCGGTGCCGAGCCACGTTCGCCCCATACCGATCCGACCCCCCTCCGCCCTCGCCCAGATCGTGGGTCCGGGGCCGGAGGACGCCGAGCACGACCCCGGCGCCCTCGGCTACGGCCTGAAGCCGGCACAAGCGGACGAAGATGGGGAGGGCGAGGGCGAGGAGTCGAGCGAAGAGGACCGCGGGGGGGTCGTGGAGCTGCACGAGGAGGCGGCCTGGGCCGGGCCGACGATGCTGAAGCCGGTCGGCTTCCGGCGGGGCCGGCCCCAGGGGCGTCGCCCACCCGACCGCGCGGTGCGGACGGGCGCCGGCGGCCCGCCGCCCCCGGGGGGAAGGCGGGGGGGGCACCACCGCCGGGGCCGCCCGGGTCCCCCCGGTGCCCCCCGGCCGGCGGGGCCGGGTCCTGGTCCCACGGGGGGGCCACCCGGGCCGGGTCCGCAGGGCCCGCCCGGTCCCGGGAACACGGCCCCCGGCGGGGGGGGAAGCGGCCGCCGCCGCCGGCGGCGTCGGCGCCGGCGGTGA